In Bradyrhizobium guangdongense, the sequence ACGGCGCCGTCAGGCCGCGCGCACGGTACCGAGAAACTTGCCGACCTCGAGCTTGAGGCGGTTGCTGTCACCGGAGAGCATCTGCGCGGCGGACAACACCTGCGACGACGCCGAGCCGGTCTCGCTCGCGCCGCGCTGCACATCGGTGATGTTTGCCGACACCTGGTGGGTGCCTGCGGCTGCCTGCTGAACGTTCCGGGAGATTTCCTGAGTCGCCGCGCCCTGCTCTTCCACGGCAGCAGCAATGGTGGAGGAGATCTCCGACAGTTTCTCGATAGTCGCGCTGATGTCCTTGATGGCGCCGACCGATTCCTGCGTCGCCGCCTGGATGCCGGAGATCTGCTGGCCGATCTCGCCGGTCGCCTTCGCCGTCTGCTCGGCGAGCGCCTTGACCTCGGAAGCGACGACCGCAAAGCCCTTGCCGGCCTCCCCGGCGCGCGCTGCCTCGATCGTGGCGTTGAGCGCCAGCAGATTGGTCTGACCGGCGATCGTGTTGATCAGCTCGACGACATCGCCGATGCGCGTTGCCGCCTTGGACAACTCGCTGACGCGCTCGGTGGTGGTGCGGGCCTGGCCGACCGCCTCGCTGGCGACGCGCGCTGATTCCTGCACCTGGCGGCTGATCTCCGTAATCGAGGACGACAGCTCTTCCGTCGCCGATGCCACGGACTGCACGTTGGTGGACGCCTCCTCGGAGGCGGCAGCAACGACGCTCGTGAGCTCCTGACCGCGTTCCGCAGTCGACGTGAGCGTCGATGCCGAGGCTTCGAGTTCGGTCGCGGCCGATGACACGGTGTCGACGATCTCGCCGATTGCTGCTTCGAAACCGTCGGCGAGCTTGTGCATTTCGGCCCGACGCTGAGCCGCGGCAACCTGATCCTGCCTGATCTTGGCCTCCGCCTCCTCCCGCGCTTTCTGTTCAGACACGAGCTTGAACTTCTCGACGGCCGCCGCCACGCCCCCGACCTCGTCCTTACGACCGAGCCCGGGCAGCACCACGGAGAAGTCCCCGCCGGCGAGCCTGTCCATGGCTACAGTGAGAGCGCGAATGGGACGCGCGATGCTCAGGAACGACATCAGCCAGGAGCCGACGAGGACGAGCATGGCAAGTGCACCGACCACCATCCCGATCTGCTCGCTCGACGTCATCTCCTGCACGGAAGCGGCGATCTCGGCTTCACTCTTGCGCGTGGCGAAGTCGGCGATCTGGCCGGCAACCTCGTCCATTTGCGCGGCAATCGGCAGCGTCCCTTCGCGGGTGAGACGCGCGGCTTCCTCGATCAGCTGCGCTGCCTTCGTAGCTGCCTCGGGCCCCGTCGCCTCGAAAGCCTCGCCGCGCATCGCTGCGACCTCCCGGGCCGCCTTGAGATAGTCGGCGGCCAGGGTCTTGAGCTTTTCCATCCGCGTCCGGTTTTCCGCCGCATGTGACTGCTTCAGCATCGCTTCGGCAAGTTTGGTCAAGGCATCGGAGCGCTCGACGAGAGCACCGCCGGCCTTCTGCAGGTCGGCAGCGTTGCCCGCGAGCCGGATGTCGCGGACGGCGAGCTGCATGCTGCGCGCCGCCAGCTTGGCTTCCACCGCCTCGCGCGCCAGCTGCAGCTGCGCGACTGCGGCCTCGTTGGCCGCTCGAACATTGCCGTTGCCGATGTGTTGACTTGCGATGATGCAGAGGACCAGAAGGATGCCCAGCGCCGACGCGATCGCCAGTTTGGTCCCAATCCTCAGATTCTGAACAAGTCTCAACATGGGCGTGTTTCCCCGGAAGGAATATGCAGACGGGTCTTTGTCGGCCGCCCCTGGCGTTGATCTCGCCCTTGCCCAAAAGCTGAGCGTTTCACATTCCAATTTGGTTAACGAGATCCCTCGCAGAAATACTGATTTTTTACGCTAAATAATTGAAGTCGAAAGCAAATGCTGTCGTCATAGTTGTAAATTTCAGCCTGAAGTCGGCGCGCGGTCATTTTACATCCGCGGCCTCGCCGACCAGGCTGATGCGAAACACCGGCTCCTTGTTCTCGTCGAGCAGCTCCATGCTCCACTTCGCATTCGGCTTCAGATTGCGCGAAATGCTGCCGAGCAGATTGGCGCAGACTTCGGTCATCTCGGTCCAGGCCGCAGCCCGATCCTCGAACTCGTACGGCTGGTCGGCGGCACCAGAGTAGCGGCCGGTGCTGATGCGAAAGAAATACAGCGACATCGTTGAACCCGTTCGTAGGGCCGCTCCCGGCCATCGCGCAGGCTGGGGCGCCAGTCGCTACCAACGCATGAAAACCGCGGGCCGTATGACTACGGCGTGGCGGCTTCACCAGCGGTGCATTCCGTCAAAGGCGCGCGGTGGCTTCGCGCAGGATGTCACTCGGTCGAGCGGCGCAGCTCCAGCGGAGCGTCGTTCTTCGACTCCGTCTTGGGCTCGGACTTCACCGGCTCGATCCGGCTGCTCTCGACCCGCGGCGTCTCGACCCGCGCGGCGATTTCAGTGCTGGATGCAGTGATCGAACCGGTATGCTCCGAGCTGCGCAGCGAGCGCGGCCGCGCGACGGCGCGTGCCATCAGCATCTGGTTGCCACCCTGGTGATGGAAGTCGCAATAGGCGAAGCCCATGCCCGAGACGGAGCCGCGGAAGCTGCGATCGTCGGTCTTTTCCAGGTTGAAGCAAGGCTCGAACGGAATGCCCTTGATCGAGGCGCAGACGTTCTGGCCGCGGATCTGGAGCGTGTTGCCGGGGAGCCGAATATGGCGCACCGGGCCCGAGCCCGAAAACTGCACCGCGCCGGCGGCGCCGAGATCATCGAGGATGCGGCCTGCGCCGCGGGTGCCGTCGAAGCAGGTGAAGGCGAACACCTTGCCGGCCACGAAGCGGCGCGCCTCGTCCGCATTCATGCCCCCGGCCAAGGCGACGGCCGGCGCAAACGTCACGGCCGCCGTGACAGCCCCCAACACAATACGCGCAAGCATGCTCAACTCCGAACTAACCCCCGCAGCGGGCGATGCCTTATCTCTTTACCCGCTGCTTACCATACTAACCATGGCGACATTGAAGCAGCTTGGTTGGTAAAGTCTGAACGCCGTTAGACAATTTTTACCACGATCCGACCGCGGACCTGCCCGGCCAGGATTTTGGCGCCCCATTCCGGAACTTGGTCGAGTGGGATTTCCTTAGTGATTTCAGCTAGTTTCGTTCGATCGAGGTCGGAGGCGAGGCGCTGCCAGGCGGCTTTTCGCGGCTCAATCGGACACATCACGGAATCGATGCCGAGAAGGCACACCCCACGCAAAATGAAAGGTGCGACAGAAGACGGCAGGTCCATGCCGGCGGCGAGACCGCAGGCTGCAATGGCGCCGCCGTATTTGGTCATCGACAACAGATTCGCGAGCGTGGTCGAGCCGACGCTGTCGACGCCGCCTGCCCAGCGCTCCTTGGCCAGTGGTTTCGCCGGCGCCGACAATTCATTGCGGTCGATCACCTCGGCAGCGCCCAAGCTTTTCAGGTAATCGGCCTCCGAGGCGCGGCCGGTCGAGGCGATGACGTGATAGCCGAGCTTCGACAGCACGGCCGTCGCGACCGAGCCGACGCCGCCGGCGGCGCCGGTCACGACGACGGGGCCGCTCTTGGGCGAAACGCCGTGCTTTTCCAGCGCCAGCACAGAGAGCATGGCGGTGAAGCCGGCGGTGCCGATCGCCATGGCGTCGCGCGCCGAGAGGCCCTGGGGCAAGGCGACCAGCCAGTCGCCCTTGACGCGCGCCTTCTCGGCATAGGCGCCGAGATGGGTCTCGCCCATGCCCCAGCCGGTGCAGACCACCTTGTCGCCCGCTTTCCATTGCGGATGGGAGGAGGCTTCGACGGTCCCGGCGAAATCGATGCCGGCGATCATCGGGGAGCGCCGCACCACGGGCGCCTTGCCGGTCAGCGCGAGGCCGTCCTTGTAGTTCAGCGTCGACCATTCCACGCGGACCGTGACGTCGCCCTCCATCAGTTCGGCTTCGTCGAACTGCGTGAGCTGCGTGGTGGTGCCCTTATCGGCCTTGTCGATCCGGATTGCCTTGAATGTGGCCACGGCCTGAACTCCCTGACTGTTTGACCGGGATGTTTAGCCGATCAGGCAGGCTGCGCAACCGCTCGTGCGACCGGCTTCTCCACGATCGGTAAATTGATCAGCGCGGAGAGCACGCCGAACAGGATCGAGAGCCACCAGATCGGCGTGTAAGAACCAAACTTCTCGAACACGATGCCCCCTAACCAAACACCGAGGAAGCCGCCGACCTGATGGCTGACGAAGGCAAAGCCATAGAGCGTTGCAAGCCAGCGCGTGCCGAACATCAGCGCCACCAGCGACGAGGTCGGCGGCACCGTCGACAGCCAGGTCAGGCCGGAAACTGCGCCGAACGCGATCGCAGAGAACGGGGTGATCGGGAACGAGATGAAGGCGAGCGTCGTGAGCGCACGGGTGAAATAGATCGCCGACAGGATGTAGCGCTTCGGCAAGCTATTCTGGAGATAGCCGACGCTCAGCGATCCCATGATGTTGAACAGGCCGATCGCCGCGATCACCCAGCCGCCGGTTTGCGCCGAGATGCCGCGGTCGACCAGGAAGGCCGGCAGATGCACGGTGATGAAGGCGAGCTGGAATCCGCAGGTGAAGAAGCCGAGCACCAAGAGCACGTAGGAGCGATGGCCGAAAGCTTCGGCGAGCGCCTTGGTGATGGTCTGCTCGTCCGCGGGCGCGGTGCTGGCGCTGCTTGCAACCGGCGGCGTCGAGATCGCCAGCGCCAGCGGGATGATCAGCAGCATGAGGAAGCCGAACACGCTGAGCGCCTGCTGCCAGCCGAAATTGTCGATCAGTGCCACGCCAATGGGCGCGAACAGAAACTGGCCGAGCGAGCCCGCCGCAGTGCCGGCGCCGAGCGCAAGTCCGCGCTTCTCGGCCGGCAGGAGTTTCGTGAACGCCGACAGTACCAGATTGAACGAGCAGCCGGCGAGACCGAAGCCGACCATGACGCCCGCTCCGATATCCAGCGCCAGCGGCGTCGCGGAATAGCGCATCAAGAGGAGCCCGCCGGCATAGAGCAGCGCGCCGACGCACATCACGCGATAAAGGCCGAAGCGATCGGCGACTGCGCCGGCAAGTGGCTGGCCCAATCCCCACAACAGATTCTGCACGGCGATGGCGAGGCCGAACACATCGCGGCCCCAAGCGAATTCATGGCTCATCGGCTGCACGAAGAAGCCCAATGCCGAGCGCGGGCCGAAACCGAGCATGCCGATCGCACAACCGCAGAGGATGATCACGGCCGGCGTGCGCCAGTTGGAGGAACGTGAGGAAGGAGCGAGCTCGCCCGCTTGAATCGACATGGTGTTCCTCATTCGTCGGTTGGCGGCCCGCAGATCGGCGACCGCAAGGCAGCATTTAATGCAGTTGCATGGAAATCCCAAGCCAAAAATGATTGCGTTCCACGAGGGGCTCCCGCGGAAGCATTGCGTTTCATTGCGGCTCGTCCAGCGTGCAAAATACGACTTGACGGAAATGTGTGCGGCCGGACCTAGCGGTGCCATACAAGCCGTGTTATGTCGGATTTACTCAGATTGAGCATATTTAGGACGTCCTGAATTCCACCCGGCCCGTCGGCCGGATTTCTCAGGTCCCATATATACTCAAACTGAGCATATATAACTTTTGGGAGGCTTCGATGCCGATCGCTGCAATTTACGGCCCAGATGATTTTACCAATCGACCACCGGGCCAAGCCACCTCCACCTCGGTCATACCGACGCGAACCGCGCCCGCGCTGCCGAGACCTTCGCTGGAATGGACCAGCGAGGTCGAACGCGCCACGGCCCCGATCCACGCGCGCGTCAAGCATGTCATTCCGCCCATCGAGTGGCCGCTGATGGCGCCGACGATTCACGCGATCAACCAGCTCAAGCGTGCGCACAACGCGGTGATCCTCGCGCACAACTACCAGGCGCCGGAGATCTTTCACGGCGTTGCCGACATTGGCGGCGATTCGCTCCAGCTCGCCGTCGAGGCCACCAAGGTGAAGGCCGATGTGATCGTCCAATGCGGCGTGCACTTCATGGCGGAGACGTCGAAGCTGCTCAATCCCGAGAAGACGGTGCTGATCCCGGATAGCCGCGCCGGGTGCTCGCTCGCCGCCAGCATCACCGGCGCCGACGTGCGGCTCCTCCGCGAAAGATTTCCCGGCGTACCTGTCGTTGCCTACGTCAACACCTCCGCGGAGGTGAAGGCCGAGGTCGACATCTGCTGCACCTCGTCGAACGCGGTGCAGGTGGTGGAGAGCCTCGGCGCGCCGAGCGTGATCTTCCTGCCCGACCGCTATCTAGCGACCTATGTCGCCTCGAAGACCAATGTGAAGATCATCGCCTGGAAGGGCGCCTGCGAGGTCCATGAGCGCTTCACCGGCGACGAGCTGCGCGCCTTCCGCGACGCCGATCCGTCGGTGCAGATCATCGCGCATCCCGAATGCCCCCCGGACGTGTTGGCGGAGGCCGACTTCACAGGTTCGACCGCGCACATGATCAACTGGGTGCGCGAGCGTCGGCCGAAGCGCCTGGTGATGATCACGGAATGCTCGATGGCCGACAACGTCCGCGCCGAGCTGCCCGACGTCGAGATGCTGCGTCCCTGCAATCTGTGCCCGCACATGAAGCGCATCACGCTCAGCAACATCCTGGAGAGCCTGCTGACGCTCGGTGAAGAGGTGACGATCGATCCGGCGCTTGCGCAGCGGGCGCGGCGCTCGGTCGAGCGGATGATCAATCTGAAGAATTGAGGGCAACATGACCGACAACATCCACAACCTCACCCGCTCCACCGACGACGTCGTCATCGTCGGCGGCGGACTTGCCGGGCTGTTCTGCGCCCTGAAGCTCGCCCCGCGGCCGGTGACGCTGATCTCGGCGGCACCGCTCGGACAGGGAGCATCGTCCGCATGGGCCCAGGGCGGCATCGCCGCCGCGGTGGCTGAAGGCGACAGTCCCGAAGCGCACGCGGCGGACACCATCGCGGTCGGCGGCGGCATCGTCGACCAGGCCATCGCGCTCGGAATCGCCCGCGAGGCGAGCCCCCGGATTCACGATCTGCTCGCCTATGGCGTGCCGTTCGATCGCGATCTCGAGGGCCGGCTTGCCGTGGGGCGGGAAGCCGCGCATTCCGCGCGCCGGATCGTCCATGTCCGCGGCGATGGCGCCGGCGCTGCGATCATCGCAGCGCTGAGCGAGGCCGTGCGCCGCACGCCGTCGATCCGTCTGATCGAGGGTTTTGTGGCCGAGGCGCTGCTGACCGAGGACGGTGCAGTCACCGGCGTGCAATTGCGCGAGGCCGGAAACTTCGCGGCGAGGCCAGTGATGATCGCCGCCCGTGCGGTCGTGCTTGCGACCGGCGGCATCGGCCATCTCTACGCCGTCACCACCAATCCGGCTGAGGCGAACGGATCAGGCCTTGCGATCGCCGCACGCGCCGGCGCCGTGATCGCCGATCCTGAATTCGTGCAGTTTCACCCGACCGCCATCATGGTCGGCCGCGATCCGGCGCCACTTGCGACTGAGGCGCTGCGCGGCGAAGGCGCGACGCTGATCAACAGCAGTGACGAACGGTTCATGACGGCGCTCCATCCGCTCGCCGAGCTCGCGCCGCGCGACATCGTGGCTCGCGGCGTGTTCGCCGAGATCGCATCGGGACGCGGCGCGTTCCTCGATGCACGGCAGGCACTGGGCGCGCGCTTCGCCGACAAATTCCCGACGGTGCATGCGAGCTGCGTTGCCGCCGGCATCGATCCGGCGACGCAGGCCATCCCAATCGCCCCCGCCGTGCACTATCACATGGGGGGCATCGCAGTCGACGCGCTCGGCCGCAGCTCGATGGACGGGCTCTGGGCCGCAGGCGAAGTGTCGTCCACCGGCGCGCACGGCGCCAACCGGCTCGCGTCGAACTCGCTGCTTGAGGCCGTGGTCTATGCCGCACGGATCGCCGAGGACATTGCCGGTCAGGCGATCCCCTCGCCTACCCGCCTGCCTGAGGCGCTGATAACGCCGCGTAGCGGCGCGCCAGATGCGGGCGCCGTGAAGCGGCTGCGGACGATAATGAGCGCGAATGTCGGCGTAATCCGCGAGCGCGACGGACTTGCGGACGCCGTCCGCAGTTTTGCTGCGCTCGAGCACACGGCCACCAGCATCGCGGTCCGCAACATGGCGACATCGGCCCTGCTCGTTGCTGTCGCGGCCTGGAGCCGGCGCGAAAGCCGCGGGGCGCATTTCCGCTCCGACCATCCTGCGGAGGTCCCTGCCCTGACGCAGCGAACCATGACGACACTCGCCGAAGCGCACGACATCGCGGACGGCCTCACCGAGCGTCCAACGCCGCGCGTGGCGCAAACCATGATCGCCTGAAGGAAAGACCATGATCACCCCCAGCTCCCTGCTCTATCCCGACGCCTTCCTCTCTCCGCTTGCGATCGACGAGGCCGTGCATCGCGCGCTCGACGAGGACCTCGGCCGCGCCGGCGACATCACCTCGCGCGCGACTATTCCGGAAGCAACCAGCGCGCAAGCCGTCCTCGTCGCGCGCCAGTCCGGCGTCATCGCGGGCCTGCCGCTCGCGCTGGCGACGCTGCAAAAGCTCTCGCCCGACATCGAGGTGCGCGCGCATGTCCGCGACGCCGCGCGCGTAACCCGCGGCCAGCAAGTACTGACGATCTCGGGCCCTGCGCGTGCCATTCTCACCGCGGAGCGGTCCGCGTTGAATTTCGTCGGAAGGTTGTCCGGGGTCGCCACGCTGACGGCCGACCATGTCGCGCGCACCGAAGGCACCAAAATGCGCATCTGCTGCACGCGCAAGACCACGCCGGGATTGCGGGCGCTGGAGAAGTACGCGGTGCGTTGCGGCGGCGGCTTCAACCACCGTTTCGGCCTGGATGATGCGATCCTGATCAAGGACAATCATATCGCGGTCGCCGGCGGGATACGTGCCGTGCTGGAGCGCGCCCGCGCCCATGCCGGCCATCTCGTCAAGATCGAGATCGAGGTGGATACGCTGACGCAGCTGCGCGAGGTGCTCGACACAGGACTTGCCGACGCCGTGCTGCTCGACAATATGGATATCGCGGCCTTGCGCGAGGCCGTCAGGATGACGGAAGGCCGCCTGAAGCTGGAAGCCTCCGGCGGAGTGACGCTGGACTCGATCCCCGCCATCGCGGCCACCGGCGTCGACTACGCCTCCTCAGGCGCGCTGACACACTCGGCGCCGAATTTCGACTGTGCGCTGGATATCGATGTCTAAGCGGCTACCGCCGCTCGGTCACGCCCATCTCGGCGGAGCTCTTCGCCTCCTGGACCAGCTCGGCCGAGAGCGCGGCGGTCTGCGCGGGCGTGCCCCAGCTGGGCTCCTCAGCTCCATCGCCCCAGTTGCGCGGCCGGTAGAAGGTGTGCACGCCGAACTTGTACATCTTCTTCATCTCGGACACCCAGGAGGGGCGCACCCAATAGGCATGATAGTGCGTGGACTTGCCGACCTCGGGCAACCAGATCTGGCCGTCGAGCATCGCCTTCGAGATCTTCTTGGCGCGCTCCCACATCTCGGGCTCGCGGATCACGTCGGGATTGTTGTCGCAGGCGAAGGTGAACTGGCAGGCGAAGTGACGGTATTTGTTCTGATAGACCACGCCGCAGACCGTATCAGGATATTTGCCGGAGAAGACGCGGTTCATCACCACTTGCGCGACAGCGATCTGGCCGCGGACGGCCTCGCCACGGGATTCGAAATAGACGGCTTCGGCGAGGCACTTTTCGGACTTCGCGCGTGACTTGTCGTCGAGCGCGAGACGCTCCGCCGGCGATTTGGCGCGCTGGTTGTCGGCGTTGACCTCGCCCTTCGGCGCGACGCTCTCGCCGCTTTCGGTCGCGTTACCGACGTCCTCGTTCGGCGGCGACAGCGAGGCCAGCTTCATGTCGGGATCTGGCATCACGATCAACGGCTCCGCGCCGGGCTGCCAGCTTTCGATGCTCTCGACGGGACCGCCGAGCGAGGAGCTGCCGAAGAACAGGCTCGAGGTTTTCACGCTGAAAGGATCGCGCGGCGGGGTCGCGACCGTTGCCTGCTTCGGCGCATTGACCGGCTGCGCTGCGAACGGCAGCGCGACGTCGTCGGCCTTCGGATTGGCGTACTGCGTCAGCGGCGGCGCGCGCATGGCCTCCTGGAGCTCGGGATCCAGCGCTGCCGCGGACTCCGGCGACATCGCTTGCGGCTGTGGGACAGGCCGCTCAGCGGTCTTGGCGCCGAACACAGAGCTGTTCGAAGTCGCAGGATTCTCCTGCGCGGGCGCGGCAGCCGGCGCGGCCGTCTCGGGTGCCAGCGCGGGCGTCACGATGGCGAGACGGTCGCCCTTCAGCGCGCGATCGACCTTGGGAAAATCGGAGGCCTGATAGCGCGCCGGCGCCTGGAGCGCCGGGTTGCGCGGGATCGAGCCGGTGACGTCGCGGCCATCGAGGCTCGCGAGGCGAACCATTGCGCTCTGCGGCGCGGACGTCCCGATCGGGCGCGAGAAACTGTAGGTGGCGAGCTGAATGGACGAGGCCGCAGAGAAGACCTGCTTCTGCCAGCGCTCGGCGACGCCGGGCTGACGCGCCAGCAGCGAGCCTATGTCCTGATAGCCGATCTCTCGCGGCATCAGCGCGAAGACCAGGAGACCGATTCCGAAGGACGCGAACCGCGCGCCCTTCGGATGGTTACGCAACACTGACATCGATACGCTCACGCTACGCTTACGCCAGTCTCCGATCGAACTCAGTACATCCGTGCAATTCGATCTTTATCGTCAGTATCCAATTTAGGTTGCCGGGGCGTTAATCAGCGTTGCGCACGGAGCACACTCAAGCGATGTCGGGTGTTTTCACGGAGCGATGAGGCGCGGTGGTAAATGCGGGCTGATCTGAAGCGGTAAACAATCGGTCAATGCGAATGGTGAAGGAACTCTTGCTGATAGATTTTGCGCGCACGTATCATTACGGGACGTCGTAAGCTTCCTCCGTCGTCATTGCGAGCGCAGCGAAGCAATCCAGAGCCTTTCCGCGTAGACAGTCTGGATTGCTTCGTCGCAAGCGCTCCTCGCAACGACGAGCCGATCGAACATCGCCCCAAAATGAAAAGAGGCGGAGCCCAGCCCCGCCTCTCTCGCATCTCGTATGTCGCCCCGCCTTAAGCCTGGCTCGCAATCTCCTTGCCCAGCGCAGCCTGGGCCGCGGCGAGCCGCGCGATCGGCACGCGGTAGGGCGAGCACGACACGTAGTTGAGACCGACGTTGTGGCAGAATGCGACGGAGGCCGGGTCGCCGCCGTGCTCGCCGCAGATGCCGACCTTGAGCGACGCGCGCGTCTTGCGTCCGCGGGCGACACCGATCTTGACGAGCTCGCCGACGCCTTCCTGGTCGAGCGAGATGAAGGGATCGACCGCAAGGATGCCCTTCGCCACGTAGGGACCGAGGAAGCTTGCGGCGTCGTCGCGGCTGATGCCGTAGGTCGTCTGCGTCAGGTCGTTGGTGCCGAACGAGAAGAACTCGGCGCTCTCGGCGATCTCGCCGGCGAGCAGGCAGGCGCGCGGCAGCTCGATCATGGTGCCGACCTGATAGGCGAGCTTGGTATTCGTCTCGCGCATCACGGCCTTTGCGGTGGTGTCGATCCGGGCCTTGACCAGATCGAGCTCGGCCTTGGTCGCGATCAGCGGCACCATCACCTCGAGGCCGACGGCCTTGCCGGTGCGCCTCTCGGCCTCGACCGCAGCTTCGAAGATCGCCCGCGCCTGCATCTCGGCGATTTCGGGATAGGCGATCGCGATGCGGCAGCCGCGGAAGCCGAGCATCGGGTTGAACTCCGACAGCTCGCGCGCACGGTCGGCCAGGCGCCGCGGAT encodes:
- a CDS encoding methyl-accepting chemotaxis protein; the protein is MLRLVQNLRIGTKLAIASALGILLVLCIIASQHIGNGNVRAANEAAVAQLQLAREAVEAKLAARSMQLAVRDIRLAGNAADLQKAGGALVERSDALTKLAEAMLKQSHAAENRTRMEKLKTLAADYLKAAREVAAMRGEAFEATGPEAATKAAQLIEEAARLTREGTLPIAAQMDEVAGQIADFATRKSEAEIAASVQEMTSSEQIGMVVGALAMLVLVGSWLMSFLSIARPIRALTVAMDRLAGGDFSVVLPGLGRKDEVGGVAAAVEKFKLVSEQKAREEAEAKIRQDQVAAAQRRAEMHKLADGFEAAIGEIVDTVSSAATELEASASTLTSTAERGQELTSVVAAASEEASTNVQSVASATEELSSSITEISRQVQESARVASEAVGQARTTTERVSELSKAATRIGDVVELINTIAGQTNLLALNATIEAARAGEAGKGFAVVASEVKALAEQTAKATGEIGQQISGIQAATQESVGAIKDISATIEKLSEISSTIAAAVEEQGAATQEISRNVQQAAAGTHQVSANITDVQRGASETGSASSQVLSAAQMLSGDSNRLKLEVGKFLGTVRAA
- a CDS encoding DUF6894 family protein, encoding MSLYFFRISTGRYSGAADQPYEFEDRAAAWTEMTEVCANLLGSISRNLKPNAKWSMELLDENKEPVFRISLVGEAADVK
- a CDS encoding MDR family oxidoreductase — its product is MATFKAIRIDKADKGTTTQLTQFDEAELMEGDVTVRVEWSTLNYKDGLALTGKAPVVRRSPMIAGIDFAGTVEASSHPQWKAGDKVVCTGWGMGETHLGAYAEKARVKGDWLVALPQGLSARDAMAIGTAGFTAMLSVLALEKHGVSPKSGPVVVTGAAGGVGSVATAVLSKLGYHVIASTGRASEADYLKSLGAAEVIDRNELSAPAKPLAKERWAGGVDSVGSTTLANLLSMTKYGGAIAACGLAAGMDLPSSVAPFILRGVCLLGIDSVMCPIEPRKAAWQRLASDLDRTKLAEITKEIPLDQVPEWGAKILAGQVRGRIVVKIV
- a CDS encoding MFS transporter; translated protein: MSIQAGELAPSSRSSNWRTPAVIILCGCAIGMLGFGPRSALGFFVQPMSHEFAWGRDVFGLAIAVQNLLWGLGQPLAGAVADRFGLYRVMCVGALLYAGGLLLMRYSATPLALDIGAGVMVGFGLAGCSFNLVLSAFTKLLPAEKRGLALGAGTAAGSLGQFLFAPIGVALIDNFGWQQALSVFGFLMLLIIPLALAISTPPVASSASTAPADEQTITKALAEAFGHRSYVLLVLGFFTCGFQLAFITVHLPAFLVDRGISAQTGGWVIAAIGLFNIMGSLSVGYLQNSLPKRYILSAIYFTRALTTLAFISFPITPFSAIAFGAVSGLTWLSTVPPTSSLVALMFGTRWLATLYGFAFVSHQVGGFLGVWLGGIVFEKFGSYTPIWWLSILFGVLSALINLPIVEKPVARAVAQPA
- the nadA gene encoding quinolinate synthase NadA — its product is MPIAAIYGPDDFTNRPPGQATSTSVIPTRTAPALPRPSLEWTSEVERATAPIHARVKHVIPPIEWPLMAPTIHAINQLKRAHNAVILAHNYQAPEIFHGVADIGGDSLQLAVEATKVKADVIVQCGVHFMAETSKLLNPEKTVLIPDSRAGCSLAASITGADVRLLRERFPGVPVVAYVNTSAEVKAEVDICCTSSNAVQVVESLGAPSVIFLPDRYLATYVASKTNVKIIAWKGACEVHERFTGDELRAFRDADPSVQIIAHPECPPDVLAEADFTGSTAHMINWVRERRPKRLVMITECSMADNVRAELPDVEMLRPCNLCPHMKRITLSNILESLLTLGEEVTIDPALAQRARRSVERMINLKN
- a CDS encoding L-aspartate oxidase; translation: MTDNIHNLTRSTDDVVIVGGGLAGLFCALKLAPRPVTLISAAPLGQGASSAWAQGGIAAAVAEGDSPEAHAADTIAVGGGIVDQAIALGIAREASPRIHDLLAYGVPFDRDLEGRLAVGREAAHSARRIVHVRGDGAGAAIIAALSEAVRRTPSIRLIEGFVAEALLTEDGAVTGVQLREAGNFAARPVMIAARAVVLATGGIGHLYAVTTNPAEANGSGLAIAARAGAVIADPEFVQFHPTAIMVGRDPAPLATEALRGEGATLINSSDERFMTALHPLAELAPRDIVARGVFAEIASGRGAFLDARQALGARFADKFPTVHASCVAAGIDPATQAIPIAPAVHYHMGGIAVDALGRSSMDGLWAAGEVSSTGAHGANRLASNSLLEAVVYAARIAEDIAGQAIPSPTRLPEALITPRSGAPDAGAVKRLRTIMSANVGVIRERDGLADAVRSFAALEHTATSIAVRNMATSALLVAVAAWSRRESRGAHFRSDHPAEVPALTQRTMTTLAEAHDIADGLTERPTPRVAQTMIA
- the nadC gene encoding carboxylating nicotinate-nucleotide diphosphorylase yields the protein MITPSSLLYPDAFLSPLAIDEAVHRALDEDLGRAGDITSRATIPEATSAQAVLVARQSGVIAGLPLALATLQKLSPDIEVRAHVRDAARVTRGQQVLTISGPARAILTAERSALNFVGRLSGVATLTADHVARTEGTKMRICCTRKTTPGLRALEKYAVRCGGGFNHRFGLDDAILIKDNHIAVAGGIRAVLERARAHAGHLVKIEIEVDTLTQLREVLDTGLADAVLLDNMDIAALREAVRMTEGRLKLEASGGVTLDSIPAIAATGVDYASSGALTHSAPNFDCALDIDV
- a CDS encoding cell wall hydrolase; the protein is MSVLRNHPKGARFASFGIGLLVFALMPREIGYQDIGSLLARQPGVAERWQKQVFSAASSIQLATYSFSRPIGTSAPQSAMVRLASLDGRDVTGSIPRNPALQAPARYQASDFPKVDRALKGDRLAIVTPALAPETAAPAAAPAQENPATSNSSVFGAKTAERPVPQPQAMSPESAAALDPELQEAMRAPPLTQYANPKADDVALPFAAQPVNAPKQATVATPPRDPFSVKTSSLFFGSSSLGGPVESIESWQPGAEPLIVMPDPDMKLASLSPPNEDVGNATESGESVAPKGEVNADNQRAKSPAERLALDDKSRAKSEKCLAEAVYFESRGEAVRGQIAVAQVVMNRVFSGKYPDTVCGVVYQNKYRHFACQFTFACDNNPDVIREPEMWERAKKISKAMLDGQIWLPEVGKSTHYHAYWVRPSWVSEMKKMYKFGVHTFYRPRNWGDGAEEPSWGTPAQTAALSAELVQEAKSSAEMGVTERR